The Fusarium poae strain DAOMC 252244 chromosome 2, whole genome shotgun sequence nucleotide sequence CTGGTTGTTCGAGTCATCAGAATCATCCGCGCTGTCACAGGCCTAGAAGAGCAACTTGCTCCTCGGCACCTCTACGCTTATCCAACTTTGGATGAGTTTTCATCGCAGCTTGCAAGGATTCTGGAGCAAGAAAAAGCCAAGTCCGCCGTGGCTGAATACACCAACAGTGAAGGGTTAAATAGCAAACCACGGACTCCTCTAGGCACTGATTCGACCAATCTCGAAAATCTCATCGCTGAGCGGAGGCGGCGACTCGGGTCTAAAATGAACCCTTTTGATGCTGTGAACCCCAATCATTACATGGGTCTCAACTTTTACTTTGCTCTGAGGCCGGGCGTCAGCTTTGAGGAAGCCTTTGTTAAATTGCAGAGGGGTCTGGCGAAGGCTTTTGAGATTATTCCAGAGCTGGACGGCAGGATGATGCTGGCTTCAGAGCACGAATTCGGCTATAAAAAGGGAGAATACCGTATTACAATTCCTCCTGAGCCACTTCCTGTGTCTGCAAAGCCCAGGCAACTCGTTTACAAGGACTTGTCTCAGGTGCTCCCGTCATTCCAGAAGATGCGTGAAGCTGGGTTCTCACCGTCTTTGTTTAACGATGAACTCGTCCTAGActgccatccatttcctccGATGCCAGCTGATATCTTGTTTGCTCAAGCCAATTTTGTTGAGGGCGGGTGTATCCTGGCAACCAACTTCATTCACACTTGTCTTGATGCTGTGGGTGTCATGATGGCTCTGAGAGTCTGGGCTGAATGCTGCAGATATCTTGATGGGGATCATACATCAACTTGCGATTGGTTTGACCCCGAAAGCTTCAACCATGATCTTCCGGAGATCATCTGGGAACGAGCAGGATATGCGAAGCCTGTTCATGAAGTAGACCCGGGCACATGGGGTTATCTGCCGTTCCCAGAGAAGATCGCACAGACAACACTTCAAAACGACCTCAATAACGGAGAGGTAGATGCTACTCGGCAGAATGGCATAACGAAGAGTGTTCTCCCCCCAGCGCCTCAATTCGCGGGTAGCCCTGTTTGGCCAGCTGCCCCAAGCGAACGATCGCTAAACACGACCGTTTTTCTGCTTTCTGGCGAGAGTATTCACAAACTCAAGCAGGAAGCCTTGTCAGATGCAGATGCGAAGAATCGATCCACATCAATTATCGATGTTGTACAAGCATTCTTTTGGCGAGCTTCTATACGATCTCGCTACAGGGTGGCCAAAGAACATGGCAATCAAGAATTCAAGGCTGACGACATGTCAATCCTGGAAATGCCAATTGACGGAAGGCCCTACTTCTCGTCTCAATTGCCATCTTCTTATATGGGCAGCTTGCTCATAATGAACAGACCGAGCATGCCAATCGAAACGCTCTGCTCATCTGACACCAGCGTCGCACAGATTGCAGGTCTCATTCGAGAAGCAGCTGCCCGTATCACACCTTCTCTGGTCCATGACACGTTTACTCTTCTACGCTCAATGACAGATTACAGCAAGCCTGCGACGGCAAACATGGGTCTCGAGCATATGCATGCCATGATCTCCAACATGATGCTATTCCAGACAAGTGATATTTCATTTGGTGACTCGTTTTTTGCTGGCGGTAGTCCGGAGGCGATGCGTCCTCAGATCGAACGTGGCCACAGACGGTTCAGGTTCTTGGTCATATCTCCAATGAGAAAGGATGGTGGCGTGGAGTTGGTCATGGGTACGTTGCCTGAAGAGTTGAAGATGCTCATGAGCGATTCGGAATTTACCAAGTATGCGACACTCTTGGATTACAAAAAGGCATGATTTAAATGTTTGATCAATTTGTTTGCAAGTAGATTAGtagttattttttatttgttCTGCGTGAAAATAATGGATAATTCACTGCGATTTTACTGCATTTTAGCTCTGTTGTTGTGATCTGACCAACCTGCTTATAATTGCGCTATAGAATGGCAAGTTTTAGGGCGTCAATTCACTATAAGTTAGTTACCCTGTGCCACTGTAGCACGCCTGGATTAGTGACGCATGGATGTAAAGATCAGCCAACATAAAAATAGCTTGGCTACCAACCTGTCTAAAATCACAAAGTGTTTTCATAAATTTACCTAAATCCCCTTCAAAGCTTCCTTTAGTCCCTAAGCTTAGCCCAGCCTCATTTCTTTCGTAGGGCCGGTTACTGTGAAGGGAGCGCCAGGAGGAAGCCAAGTCCGAAGCTATTGAGAAACACGCTCACAACCCCTGTCAGCCTGTATGTCAGGTCAGATACCCGCCACTCGTAGGATCGCAGCCAACGATAACATGCTCACAGGGAGAACAATACAGTAAAATACATGCATAAGCGCAGCACTTGCCCATGCTTAGCCTAGCCGTTGGAGCGGAACGGCTCGCAAACAAAAGAGCCCAAGGGTACCTTTCTGCCAGCTATCGACTCACTAAAATAAACCCTCCACTAACAATGTGCTCGAATACGAGCAGCATGTACAAACATAGCCATGAGCAATTTAATTTTCAGCCTCAAAATAATATGTGGTTAGCATCTAACCAATGTCTGGGGAACAGACGTTCCAGGCTATGCCTCCAAGATTAATGACATAAATCTAGAATTATCGCTTGGAACACCAGTTAGACTGACTGGTTGGCAGTTTGTGATGATGAGAGAATTTGAGCAAAATGTTTATTGGTTAGCCTACTCTAGAATTGAGTCAACGTAAGACTACAGTACAGCTCATGTTACACCCTTTACTCACAGTGGCCGTGGATCAGTGTAGCCAACAAGCAATTTCTCCTATCAATCAGGTATCTCTTTAAGGGGAATAGAGTGCtcttctttaatataacCGTCTCTCTCATTCTTGCGACTCTTTCTGTCCTTCCTCATACATCTTTCAATATCGCAGTAATCACCATGTCCCTCCCAAATCCGGTCGATTCCGACACCAAAGTTCTTCATCGAGTACACGAGGCCTACCGTGACAATCCAGACAATCCAGACAGAGATACCGAAGGCTCTTCCAGCGATGGTGCCGTTGACGCAGACTTCCAACAGGGCGTCCAGGATATCGAGGCCGTAACCCTCGTCTGGTCCAAGACTTCCCTTCTCGTCGCCTTTGTTTTGATATGGCTCGTTTACTTTGTACAAGGACTGGTGGGAGGAATCAGTGGTGCTTTGCTTCCTTATGTTACTTCCAACTTCGCCATGCACTCCCTTACGCCTACGACCAGCGTCATGAGTTCTGTCATAGGAGGAGTCACCAACTTGAGTATTGCAAAGACGCTCGACATCTTTGGTCGTCCTCAGGGCTTCATGTTCTGCGCTGTACTTGCTACCATCGGACTTATCATGTCAGCCGCTTGCAATAACGTCGAGGCCTACGCCGCATCCCAAGTCTTCTATACTGTCGGAATAAACGGTGTGGGTTACAGCCTCAGCGTTTTCATTGCCGACACTACTTCTCTCCGAAACAGAGGACTCATCCAGTCCATTTGCGCCTCCGCCAACATTATTACCGCCTGGCTGGGTGGTCCCATCGCCAATGCGTTTTTGGATGGTCCTGGCTGGAGATGGGCATTCGGTATGGAGAGTATTCTTGTACCAGTCGTCACTGTTCCCCTATTCGGCCTCTTCATGTTTCATTACCAGAGGGCCACTAAGCAAGGGCTTATTCCAAACAGAGAATCCAAGGGCTCTCTCATCAACGCAACCCGGTATTATGCCCGAGAATTTGATCTGATtggtcttctcagcctctCTGCTGGAGTAGCCCTCTTCCTACTACCTTTCAACCTCTATACGATGCAAGCAAAGGGATTTGGTTCCCCTATGATCATCTGTTTCTTCGTCTTTGGCATCCTTCTGCTCGTCATCTTCGGTATCTGGGAGAGGTTCTTTGCCAAGCTTTCGTTTATCCCATGGCGATTCCTGCTTGATCGCACTATCACTGGCGCTTGCATTCTTTCCTTCACTATATTCTTCAGCTATGCTTGCTGGGCTCTATACTTCACCTCAATCCTCCAAGTTGTGAATGACCTGAGCGTCACCAATGCAAGCTACATAGTATCCACCTACACAGTCGCCAGCTGCTTGTTTGCCATCTTTATCGGGTGGCTTCTATCGTACACTGGAAACTTCAAAGCTACCACCCTGTACGCCGCGCTTCCTCTTATGACACTTGGAACAGGCTTGATGGTCTACTTTCGTCAGCCAGACCAAAGTGTTGGTTATATCATCATGTCTCAGCTTATCATAGCTGCTGGTAGTGGTTCTATCATGATCACCGCCGAGATTGCTATTCTTGCTGCTGTCAGCGAACAACAATACTTTGCCATCGCCATTGCTTTGGTATCAATGTTTGGGAGCATCGGACAGGCGGTTGGCTTAACAGTTTCCTCGGCAATTTGGCAAGACGTCATTCCAAGAAAGCTAGCAGAGTATCTACCAGCAGAGGATCTTCCAAATCTTCCAATCATCGCTGCGGACATTGTTACTCAACTTTCTTTCCCAGTTGGCTCGCCTACCCGACTGGCGATTCAGCATGCTTACGGAGACGCTCACAAGCTCCTGTTCATTGCCGGTACGGTGGTCTTGGCTCTTGGTTTTGTCGGAACTGCGATGTGGAGAAATATCAACATTAAAGGTATCAAGCAGACTAAGGGACGTGTGGCTTGAGTTATATACAGAGAGGTTACTGTATTGGGGACCTTGGGCTTCATATCTGCGAGAATCATAGTTAGGTATTGATAAAACACCCAGATGGGCTTTTGGAAGCTAGTTGACGTTTTAACAAGAGAGATCATGGTCAAACGTCACTTTCTACTCTTTCCACATTTTGTTACTAGTCACAGAGCATACGTAAGTAGTATTAATGCAGAACATCATTTGAAGCTTATTCTGTAATGAGAGGTGTTTTTCCTTGTGACGAATAATAGTACAAAGTCGAATTGACCAAATCATGCCCACAGAGTGTCGGAAACATTGGCTGGTAGGGatacaagagacgaaataatAGGCCAGATCATGCTACTTAGATCAGATTCTTAGATTGTTTATTTTTGCGCTCTAAAGATTAGAAGCTCACAAACTAGCATGCCATCTATCATTGTCTGCAACAATCCGGCTATCCTGCATGGGCAATTGTAGGAGTCGTTGGCTTGGTCTCGGTCGTCAAGACCCTCTTGAACCAATTGGCCTTTGCTTTGTTGGCAATATTGATCAGTGGTATCTGCGGATCGTCCATCATATCGAACCCATGGAAGGCTCCAGGCCAGATGTGCAGTTCGCATGTAGATCCGCAACGCCACAGGTTGGTAGCGTAGGCGACAGCAACATCGCGGAAGACTTCGCATTCTCCGGCGTCAATGTACGCTGGAGGAAGGTTCGAAAGATCTGTCTCTCTGGCGGGAGCTTGGTAGGGAGTGACATTTTCAGACCCACGTTCATCTCCAAGAATGTGATCCCAGATTGCGCGAAGCCAGTTTGTAGGAGCAGGATTGCCGTACTCAAATTGTTGGTCCGCCAGGCTCTCGCAGCGATCATCAAGCAAAGGTGAGTAAAGCATCTGAGCCTTGATGGGCACGGCTGGGGACTTTCTGTCTCGAGCCATGAGACATGTGGCAGCAGCTAGGGCGCCTCCACCAGAGACACCGAACACTGCGATTGCTGCAGGATCAATCCCTAAGCTCGCTGCATTTTCGGAAACCCATACAAGGCCAGCGTAACAGTCCTCAGCTGGACCAGGTGCACGCGTCTCAGGTGCAAGACGGTGCTCGACAGAAACAACAACGCAATCGATACCCGCCAGGAGGTCGATCACTTGGGTCAAGGCAGTGAATCTGTCACCGCTGACCATGCCTCCACCGTGTATGTGGTACAAGGCTGGGCGAGGTgactttgctttttcttttggtGTGAACACAGAGAGAATGACGTCGTTATTGTCAGGGCCAGTGACAACATGTTCAGCATGAGTCAAGTGAGGCTGGTCTTTGAGCACACTCTCTGCATTGTAGGTGTGTGAACCATGGGGGCATTCCTGTTCACCTGCTGCGACACCGCGCATCAAATCAAGACTGAACTCTTCAGGCAATGAAGCATAGTCGAGCATTGGGGCGAGAGCCGCATCATAGCAAGGTCGAGGAATTTGGATCCTCTTGTCAAGCTCTGCTGCTTGCGAGTAGGGATAAGGGTAGTTCATGATTGGGATTGTGAAATTGTGTAGTAAAAGCTGCTGGAAATGTCGAGGTTCAAGAAAAGTCTGATCTGTTTGATCCTTAACAAAGTGAACGTTTCTATCACATGTCATATGTATACTCTGAAAGAGAGAATGAGGTCTTAGTAAGATAGACAAGCGGTATCTGGGATTCACAAAGTTTCTGTCATCCGACTGGATCGCCGATGTTTCCAGAATAGGTAGGTCGTTCAAGTTGTCATAAATCACCGATGAGTGCTTTTGAGGCCATTTTGCTGACTTTGTGTAACCACAACAAGAATTGCCCCCCACCTGTCACAGGGCTGAGCGAGGTTGAATCCGATTTGACAGTCCTGGGAAAGCTGGATACGAGAGAGTTCATCCCGTTTCCATGCATATGTCGCGTCTTATCTTACTTCGTGTGGTCGCACATGGCAGGGCATATATAAGCAGACACACCCATTTCTGCCAACGCTCGGCACTCATTTTTTGGCTGACGTGAGTTGAATTTCGGGCACTGTGATGCCATATTGCAGTTTATAGAAGATGGTGTTGGTGAGATGAGCCTCATGGTGTTCTTGGGGAAACACCAGATGTCATTCACCGTCATGGAGGGCTGGGGCTGAATATTGTGATATCTGTAACTGTACTGAACCGTGGAATCTTAAGTCACTGTAAGCCATATAAGATCATATATTTGCTATGTAGTAGAACATTCGTATCAACCCATTCAAGGGAAACTAAATCGAAAATGGCCGAATATCAACTGCCAAAGATTCGTCCTCTGGGTAATCTCCGTCCAAGTTGTTAGCTACTCACAAATCCACTGATCACTTTGATAGGCAAACTTGAAGAGATCGCGGCTGCTGCACATCACATAGACTTCTTTACCAACTGTGCCATTTCAGCTCACTacagagcatcaccacccTTGCCTAATATTGATCTTGAGCCTCTTGTTCTTACAGCTCTATCACAAATTCTCAATCAACATCCCATCCTCTTTGCTATACCTGTTGTACCAGACACTGAACAACCTTACTGGGGTCGCCTTCCTTCAATTGACTTGAGGCAGGTTGTGTCTTTTATTGAAAGATCTTACCCATTGTCTTCTGATTTACAGACTGATAACGAGCTTGATTCGCTACTTGAGAATCGACACAACACCAGTTTCAAGGCTGGATATGGCACCCTACCGGTATGGAGACTGAACATTCTTCAAGACTACCGCTCAGAGGATGGGTTTGTGGCCTCTTTTTTCTATCATCACTCTATGTGTGATGGAGTAAGCTCTCAGATCTTTCAAGATGCATTCCAAAGCGCTCTCTGCGATATCTCATCCGGCGCGGTAGAGATTCAGTCAGTTGGAGTTATTTCTTCAGACGATAGTACCATCTCTTCGCCTTTGGAAGATCTCCATCCCCTTCCTCTCCCTGAGAACCCACCGGTGCCCGATGCTGCCAACTTGAACGAGTGGAGAGGCAGTACAGTCAGCGTTCCTTGCAAGACGAGATACAAGTCGCTCTCGTTGTCGCCACAAGTTCTACAAACCTTTGCACAAGATTgtaaaaagaacaagacaactGTCACAGCAGCGCTTCCGGCTCTTGTAGCCAAAATCCTGTATGATAGTCTTCCATCTACAACAGAGGCCTTGACATGCAACCTACCCGTCAGTCTGCGTTCTGATCTGCCGCCAAAGCAGGTCGACAATGTTCTGGGTAACTTCATCGATGCTTTCAAGGTGCAGTTGCTTCGGTCGGACTTGGACCAGAGCCCAGATGGCACTACTGCAATCTGGAAACATGCGAAGAAAGTTCAACAAACTACCCGGCGGTACTTCGCCAATGCTTCACCTTCTGGAGAGCCATATGCCAATGTGGCTGTGTTTAAACTCATTCCAGATATCAAAGCATTTCTGGCTAGTACTGTCGGTAACCCCAGAGGCGAGGCCTTCGAGGTCTCCAATCTTGGACATTTCCCTGAGCCCAAAAACCTCAAAGGGGATGGTCATCCATCTTGGCGTCGGGGCAAGTTATTACTGAGTCGGTGCGCATTTGCTCCTGGAGCCCCATTGGTGATTTGTATAATTGACAATGAGGAGTCTGTTGGTTTTGGCTTCACTTGGCAAGCTGATGTAGGTGATGATGAAGTCGTGGAGAGTGTGGTCAATGGACTGAAAAGTTACTTTCATTCTTAGATGGGGTTTTGGGTGGTGGTTTCTGTAGGGTCCGAAAAACGAATGGGATTGAAGTGTTGATGATTGTCACTTTGACGTCGCGCGAAGCAAATAAATATTGTTTTGAGATTGACAGGATGTGATTATTAAATGACTTCCGGGTAGCAGATGTTTCGCAAGCGTTGTCGCAATGTCTCTGAAGATTCTATGCAGGGGGTGAGTACATGGTCTATGTACTGGCTCCATCCACTGTAACTCGCTGAAAGTTGGGACGGAACGATGTGACCGTTCCCCGGGGTATGTACATGTCAGAAAGGTTGGCaaacataagagacgaaattagtcaGTCACTCATAACTGCTAGTATCACACTTTTAGatcatttatttttgtatcctaAGCCTTAGACACCAATTTCCAATTGCCATTGCTGTATGGCAGTTTATACCGAACCGTTCAATCCATCATTGTCTTTATCCCCTCATCACACCTCGGTAAACTCGGCAATCAACTCACTTTCTCCTCATTGTATCCCACTCATTCTTAGCATGATGATTACCATTGCTTACGATATTTTCAATCTACATGTTACCAACTCGGCTGTGCATCCATCTTCAGTCAATatgaggccagggtccagaAGTCTAAACCATAAACCTTGTCAACAGCCAATCAGAGTACCACGCTTTCCTGTTCCGATACGACAGAAACACGTTCTATAAACAAGGTTTACGGCGATAGATCCCTTCTGAGTCGCATCAATTATGGTTCCTGCTTCTGAGACAAATGAGAAAAGGGGTGCATGGACTCTCAATGTCGGCAACTGGACGCGGGAGACGATAATAGCCGTCAATTATTGGTTACACTACTCAATAATCCGGGGCAGATACATAATATAACCCGGCATTGTGATTTGGAAAGTACAAGAATGTCGCATTGCGCCGCCGCGTCTCAGACCATGGTTCTCAAGCATTGTCATTTGCTACCATAGTCCCACACTCTTTTTGCTTATCACTCGTTTTTACCATGCCTACCCTTCAGGCTATCACTTTGGCTGTATTCAGCGGTCTACAGGTAGCTACTGCATCAAGCTACCCAAGAGCTGAAGAAGCCAAGCTACGTGCAGAGTACGATTACGTGATCGTTGGAGCAGGCGCTTCAGGACTCACTGTTGCCAACAGATTGACTGAAGATCCCGGTATGGCATATACCAAGATCAGACAATGAAGCCCACCGCTAACTTGGGTCTCGAATAGCCGTGACCGTGCTTGTCATTGAAGCCGGTGATTTGTAAGAACCGATGTCCCAATCATTGCTTCCATTATCCTGATATAGATATAGCGATAAAAATGAAGACTTCATGACTATCCCCGGTCTTGCTGGTGGAGCAGTCGGTACTAAATACGACTGGGCACTCGAGTATCCTGCAAGCGAATCTTTGAACGGTCGCAACATCTCAGTCCCGTTAGGTAAAGTAGTCGGAGGATCGACCAAGCTGAACCGTATGGTCTATGATCGAGGATCAAAATCCGATTATGATCGCTGGGCTGAGCTCGGCAACAGCGATTGGCAGTGGAAGTCTCTTCTGCCTTACTTCAAAAAAGTATACTCATTTTAACGCTGATACTTCGAGGATATTGGCTTACCCGTCACAGAATGAGAAGTTCACTCCGCCTACAGCTGAGATCAAAAGAAAGTATGGAGTGACCGTTGATCCTTCTGCTCATGGATCTTCTGGCTTCATCCACTCCACTTACTCACCATTTTTCTGGCCCACCACGAGTAAGTTCCCTTTATGAGACAGACGACTTCTACAAGCATGAGAGATGAGACAACAGACCATATGGcctaagctatttattttttgtACCCCAAGACTTCGGAAGCCAACTTCTCTCCTGCCCACTAGATTTCCCATCCACTCATGAATCTCATCGCTTGGTCGGACCTGTACTGATAGTGTGTTGTAGAGAACTTCGTGCAGGCTGCAGAGGAACTCGACATCAGCATCTCTGTTGACCAAGCTAACGGCAACGCGATCGGAGGATACTTCTGTCCTCATAACACCAACCCCAAAACCGTCACACGCTCCTCTGCGCAAGACTACTACAGTGCTGTATCTAGCCGCAAGAATCTCCAGTTACTCTCAGGTCACCAAGTCACACGTGTTCTCACCAAGAAAAGCGGAAAGTCTGTCACAGCTACCGGCGTTGAGGTATGATATTGTTTTGTTTGTATGCTGCTTCTTAAGCTGACAATTCGTAGTTCGCAAAGAGCAAAGACAGTAAGAGGAGCACAATCAAAACCAAGAAGGAGGTCATTCTTGCTGCTGGCTCAATCCACACTCCTCAGATCCTTCAGGTCTCCGGTATTGGCGACCCTGCTTTGTTGTCCTCTATCGATGTTCCCGTCGTTGTTGATCTTCCTGCTGTTGGTCAAAACTTTCACGACCATGTTCTTCTCGCAGTTATCAGCAGCAGTAAGTCTTGTGTATGTCGAGTTAACATAAACAACTGACCCTGAATAGTCAACGCACCCATACAAACTGGCAATTTGACGAGCAACGCTACATTCGCAGCTGAAGCCCGTGCTCAGTATGACAGCCAAAAGAAGGGACCTTACACTTCTCCCACCGGAGACTTCCTGCTTTTCATGCCTCTTTCAAACTACACAAGCTCTGCTTCGGCCATTTCCAACAAGGCCAAAACCCAGGACGGCTCCAAGTTCCTAGCCTCAGGAACTCCTTCCGAGGTTATCAAGGGCTACAAGAAGCAACAAAAGGTCCTCAATGAGAAGCTTCTCGACACAAACTCCGCAATGCTTGAGATCATCTGGAGCGACGGCGCTGCGATTCTGGGTCTTCAGCACCCATATTCTCGTGGATCAGTCAAGGCCACGTCTTCCGACATTTTTGACTCCCCCATAGCCAATCCTGAGCTTTTGAAGAACCCCCTCGATGTCGAGCTGCTTGTCGAAGGTGTCAGGTTTGCCCGAAAGCTCTCTGGTGCACCTTCAATCAAGGCTCTTAACCCATTAGAGATACTTCCTGGGGCTGACGTAACCAGCGATATTGATATTGAAAACTTTGTTCGCTCAAGTGCTTCAACTCTATTTCACCCAGCTGGTTCCTGTAAGATCGGTAGCCGCAGCGAGGGCGGTGTAGTTGACCAGAAACTTCGTGTGTACGGTATTTCTGGTCTGAGGATTGTTGATGCTAGTATCATACCTCTTTTGCCCGCAACCCATACCATGACCACTGTGTACGCCATGG carries:
- a CDS encoding hypothetical protein (TransMembrane:14 (i64-89o101-120i132-149o155-177i189-208o220-242i275-296o302-324i344-364o384-404i411-430o436-464i471-498o551-570i)) translates to MSLPNPVDSDTKVLHRVHEAYRDNPDNPDRDTEGSSSDGAVDADFQQGVQDIEAVTLVWSKTSLLVAFVLIWLVYFVQGLVGGISGALLPYVTSNFAMHSLTPTTSVMSSVIGGVTNLSIAKTLDIFGRPQGFMFCAVLATIGLIMSAACNNVEAYAASQVFYTVGINGVGYSLSVFIADTTSLRNRGLIQSICASANIITAWLGGPIANAFLDGPGWRWAFGMESILVPVVTVPLFGLFMFHYQRATKQGLIPNRESKGSLINATRYYAREFDLIGLLSLSAGVALFLLPFNLYTMQAKGFGSPMIICFFVFGILLLVIFGIWERFFAKLSFIPWRFLLDRTITGACILSFTIFFSYACWALYFTSILQVVNDLSVTNASYIVSTYTVASCLFAIFIGWLLSYTGNFKATTLYAALPLMTLGTGLMVYFRQPDQSVGYIIMSQLIIAAGSGSIMITAEIAILAAVSEQQYFAIAIALVSMFGSIGQAVGLTVSSAIWQDVIPRKLAEYLPAEDLPNLPIIAADIVTQLSFPVGSPTRLAIQHAYGDAHKLLFIAGTVVLALGFVGTAMWRNINIKGIKQTKGRVA
- a CDS encoding hypothetical protein (MEROPS:MER0033237~CAZy:CE10); translation: MNYPYPYSQAAELDKRIQIPRPCYDAALAPMLDYASLPEEFSLDLMRGVAAGEQECPHGSHTYNAESVLKDQPHLTHAEHVVTGPDNNDVILSVFTPKEKAKSPRPALYHIHGGGMVSGDRFTALTQVIDLLAGIDCVVVSVEHRLAPETRAPGPAEDCYAGLVWVSENAASLGIDPAAIAVFGVSGGGALAAATCLMARDRKSPAVPIKAQMLYSPLLDDRCESLADQQFEYGNPAPTNWLRAIWDHILGDERGSENVTPYQAPARETDLSNLPPAYIDAGECEVFRDVAVAYATNLWRCGSTCELHIWPGAFHGFDMMDDPQIPLINIANKAKANWFKRVLTTETKPTTPTIAHAG
- a CDS encoding hypothetical protein (SECRETED:SignalP(1-20)~CAZy:AA3_2~CAZy:AA3~CAZy:AA3_3~CAZy:AA3_1) — encoded protein: MPTLQAITLAVFSGLQVATASSYPRAEEAKLRAEYDYVIVGAGASGLTVANRLTEDPAVTVLVIEAGDFDKNEDFMTIPGLAGGAVGTKYDWALEYPASESLNGRNISVPLGKVVGGSTKLNRMVYDRGSKSDYDRWAELGNSDWQWKSLLPYFKKNEKFTPPTAEIKRKYGVTVDPSAHGSSGFIHSTYSPFFWPTTKNFVQAAEELDISISVDQANGNAIGGYFCPHNTNPKTVTRSSAQDYYSAVSSRKNLQLLSGHQVTRVLTKKSGKSVTATGVEFAKSKDSKRSTIKTKKEVILAAGSIHTPQILQVSGIGDPALLSSIDVPVVVDLPAVGQNFHDHVLLAVISSINAPIQTGNLTSNATFAAEARAQYDSQKKGPYTSPTGDFLLFMPLSNYTSSASAISNKAKTQDGSKFLASGTPSEVIKGYKKQQKVLNEKLLDTNSAMLEIIWSDGAAILGLQHPYSRGSVKATSSDIFDSPIANPELLKNPLDVELLVEGVRFARKLSGAPSIKALNPLEILPGADVTSDIDIENFVRSSASTLFHPAGSCKIGSRSEGGVVDQKLRVYGISGLRIVDASIIPLLPATHTMTTVYAMAEKATDLIKQG